Proteins encoded in a region of the Synechococcus sp. BIOS-U3-1 genome:
- a CDS encoding FAD-dependent oxidoreductase gives MSSAALPSKASVVIVGGGMAGLSCAASLARRGINDVVLLEAKTLAHAKASSFGETRMFREMYSDPVLCRLAQEANRLWREEEIHAGEQLRETHGLLFYGESWDEETIEGSIPGARRVMDEQGIPYEALNADQISTRFPLKPKSDFSGLFEPTAGAVRSDKVLAHWISTARQAGHQLVEHCPVASLDADGGGVTLESGHHITAGQLVVACGIWSQLMLAPLGLAPKLEVWPMLWAHYTVDPALADRYPQWFCFQKERGDDGGLYYGFPVLSQTNDGRPRIKAGIDWAPKELRVAEPNAMTTEPPARLVELLDTFLFNEVEGVQERVETVISPYSMASDVNFVLDRLSPKLSLFAGGSGQAFKFAPLIGDSLARLASGETPAVDLSCWSHQREAVSA, from the coding sequence ATGAGCTCAGCCGCTCTTCCCTCTAAGGCATCGGTGGTGATTGTCGGCGGTGGCATGGCCGGTCTCAGCTGTGCCGCATCCCTGGCCCGTCGCGGCATCAACGACGTGGTGCTGCTCGAGGCCAAAACCCTGGCGCATGCCAAGGCCAGCAGTTTTGGCGAAACCCGGATGTTTCGTGAGATGTACTCCGACCCCGTGCTCTGCCGTCTCGCTCAAGAGGCCAACAGGCTCTGGCGTGAGGAAGAGATTCACGCAGGAGAACAGCTGCGCGAAACCCATGGGTTGTTGTTTTACGGCGAAAGCTGGGATGAAGAAACCATCGAAGGGTCGATTCCTGGTGCCCGCCGGGTGATGGACGAACAGGGCATCCCGTATGAAGCACTGAATGCCGACCAGATTTCAACCCGTTTTCCGCTGAAACCAAAAAGCGATTTCAGCGGGCTGTTTGAGCCCACCGCTGGAGCGGTGCGCAGCGACAAGGTGCTGGCCCACTGGATCAGTACAGCCCGTCAGGCCGGACATCAACTGGTCGAACATTGCCCGGTGGCGAGCCTGGATGCCGACGGTGGTGGCGTCACTCTTGAGAGCGGCCACCACATCACCGCCGGTCAGCTGGTCGTGGCCTGCGGCATCTGGAGTCAGCTGATGCTGGCACCGCTGGGTCTCGCTCCGAAGCTCGAGGTCTGGCCCATGCTCTGGGCTCATTACACCGTGGACCCTGCTTTGGCGGATCGTTATCCGCAATGGTTCTGCTTCCAGAAAGAACGCGGCGATGACGGAGGTCTGTATTACGGCTTCCCAGTACTCAGCCAGACCAACGACGGCCGGCCACGAATTAAGGCTGGCATCGACTGGGCACCCAAGGAACTACGTGTCGCAGAACCCAATGCCATGACCACCGAGCCACCGGCAAGGCTGGTCGAACTGCTCGACACGTTCCTGTTCAACGAAGTCGAAGGCGTCCAGGAAAGGGTCGAAACAGTGATCAGTCCCTACTCAATGGCCAGCGACGTCAATTTCGTGCTGGACCGCCTGAGCCCCAAGCTGAGCCTGTTTGCCGGTGGTTCAGGCCAAGCCTTCAAATTCGCTCCCCTGATCGGCGACTCGCTGGCACGACTTGCCAGCGGCGAAACCCCTGCTGTTGATCTTTCCTGCTGGAGTCACCAGCGCGAAGCCGTCAGCGCCTAA
- a CDS encoding FAD-binding domain-containing protein: MPSQPSSTSLSWPEQSGDLPRDLPDRRALDRLLGEQFPEAVGSLSPLRGGRAAAETKLARLDPRRYTKSRNHLKGAVTGLSPYIRHGVLSLAEVRDAVFQRIRSRDEGSKLINELGWRDFWQRMWRDLGDGIHDSQEELKTGHDPATYARELPEDIRTGRTGLACMDEFQSKLTTHGWLHNHARMWMAAYVVHWRKVHWKAGADWFLEHLLDGDPSSNHLSWQWVASSFSHKPYFFNKGNLERFSDGQFCRSCSSSERCPFEGSYEQLENQLFANQGSIRDVPTRRSRNHQQRSGRQQSLKGSGQAAMARPKR; encoded by the coding sequence GTGCCCTCGCAGCCCAGCTCAACCTCTTTGTCATGGCCAGAACAGTCTGGAGATCTTCCCAGGGATCTTCCGGACCGCAGAGCCCTCGATCGCCTGCTGGGCGAACAGTTTCCTGAAGCCGTCGGCAGTCTCAGTCCACTGCGCGGAGGTCGTGCAGCCGCCGAAACAAAATTGGCTCGTCTCGACCCGCGGCGCTACACCAAAAGCCGCAATCACCTCAAAGGCGCCGTCACCGGGTTGTCGCCCTACATCCGCCACGGTGTGCTCAGCCTCGCTGAGGTCCGTGATGCCGTGTTCCAACGCATTCGCAGCCGCGACGAGGGCAGCAAGTTGATCAACGAGCTGGGCTGGCGGGACTTCTGGCAGCGCATGTGGCGAGATCTCGGAGATGGCATTCACGACAGCCAGGAAGAGCTGAAGACCGGACACGACCCTGCTACTTACGCCCGAGAGCTACCTGAAGACATCCGCACAGGACGAACAGGTCTGGCCTGCATGGATGAATTTCAAAGCAAGCTCACCACCCACGGCTGGCTGCACAATCACGCCCGAATGTGGATGGCGGCTTATGTAGTGCATTGGCGCAAGGTGCACTGGAAAGCGGGCGCAGACTGGTTTCTGGAGCATCTCCTAGATGGAGATCCCTCCAGCAACCACCTGAGTTGGCAGTGGGTCGCGAGCAGCTTCAGCCACAAGCCTTACTTTTTCAACAAAGGCAATTTGGAACGGTTCAGCGATGGACAGTTCTGCAGAAGTTGTTCCAGCAGTGAGCGCTGTCCATTCGAGGGCAGTTACGAACAGCTGGAAAATCAGCTGTTCGCCAATCAGGGCTCCATTCGCGATGTACCGACCAGACGCAGCCGCAACCACCAGCAACGCTCAGGCCGACAGCAGAGCCTGAAGGGAAGCGGCCAAGCGGCCATGGCCCGACCGAAGCGATAA
- the fabI gene encoding enoyl-ACP reductase FabI: protein MLLDLTGKKILVTGIANNRSIAWGIAQQLKAAGAELGITYLPDDKGRFETKVRELTAPLEPSLFLPLNVQDPVQMETVFAEIKQKWGVLDGLVHCLAFAGKEELIGDYSATSSEGFARALEISAYSLAPLCRHAKPLFSEKAGVVTLTYLGAERAIPNYNVMGVAKAALEASVRYLSAELGPDKQVRVNAISAGPIRTLASSAIGGILDMIHNVEEKAPLRRTVTQTEVGNTAAFLLSELSSGISGQTIYVDAGYCINGM, encoded by the coding sequence ATGCTTCTCGATCTCACGGGCAAGAAGATCCTCGTTACCGGCATCGCCAACAATCGATCGATTGCCTGGGGCATCGCTCAGCAGCTCAAAGCGGCCGGCGCCGAGTTGGGCATCACCTATCTCCCAGATGACAAAGGTCGTTTTGAGACCAAGGTTCGTGAGCTCACCGCACCGCTTGAACCCTCTTTGTTTCTGCCTCTGAATGTTCAGGATCCCGTTCAAATGGAGACGGTCTTTGCAGAAATCAAGCAGAAGTGGGGCGTCCTTGATGGATTGGTGCATTGCCTTGCTTTCGCGGGCAAGGAAGAGCTGATCGGTGATTACAGCGCCACGAGCTCCGAGGGTTTTGCCCGTGCACTCGAGATCAGTGCCTATTCCTTGGCTCCCCTGTGTCGTCATGCCAAGCCGTTGTTCAGTGAGAAAGCCGGGGTGGTCACGCTCACTTACTTGGGTGCTGAACGAGCCATCCCCAATTACAACGTGATGGGTGTGGCCAAGGCGGCTCTGGAAGCTTCCGTTCGCTACCTCTCCGCCGAGCTTGGTCCGGATAAGCAGGTTCGGGTGAACGCCATCAGTGCAGGCCCGATCCGCACTCTGGCCAGCTCTGCCATCGGCGGCATCCTCGACATGATCCACAACGTGGAGGAGAAAGCTCCGCTGCGCCGCACCGTCACACAGACTGAGGTCGGCAACACTGCTGCATTCCTGCTCAGCGAGCTGTCCAGTGGCATTTCCGGCCAAACCATCTATGTGGACGCGGGGTACTGCATTAATGGCATGTAA
- a CDS encoding SIMPL domain-containing protein (The SIMPL domain is named for its presence in mouse protein SIMPL (signalling molecule that associates with mouse pelle-like kinase). Bacterial member BP26, from Brucella, was shown to assemble into a channel-like structure, while YggE from E. coli has been associated with resistance to oxidative stress.), giving the protein MNSSVLSLASALLLCPVISLLPNSAKAQIQGPSCRGTLLQLTLRESGESRTESFRFNLRLEAEASSSAAALEQLSGRLLRLRKELEPLVIGRLVTPAPRTYATPGSQQLKGYRASTSISGTVGRSNYDTLIERAGRLPGVRLQGMTSLPSAEGQDRLQDQLLEKALQRGRRQAERTASALGLRRVALLRIDQRSHSTARPSPMAVRAAPRFRPEEAPLPKASLSLALDYCLN; this is encoded by the coding sequence TTGAATTCCTCAGTCCTGTCCTTGGCATCAGCTCTGCTGCTGTGTCCGGTGATCTCGCTGCTGCCTAATTCGGCCAAGGCTCAGATACAGGGCCCTTCTTGCAGGGGAACTCTGTTGCAGCTGACTCTGCGCGAGAGCGGTGAAAGTCGAACTGAGAGCTTCCGCTTCAACCTGCGCCTTGAAGCGGAAGCTTCCAGCAGCGCAGCCGCACTGGAACAACTCAGTGGGCGTTTGCTCAGGCTGCGCAAGGAGTTGGAGCCCCTAGTCATCGGTCGGCTTGTGACCCCTGCGCCGAGAACGTATGCCACGCCAGGTTCTCAGCAGTTGAAGGGCTATCGGGCCTCTACAAGCATCAGCGGAACGGTGGGTCGCAGCAACTACGACACCCTGATTGAGCGTGCCGGCCGTTTGCCGGGCGTTCGACTCCAGGGCATGACCTCTTTGCCATCCGCTGAAGGCCAAGACCGCCTGCAAGACCAACTGCTTGAGAAAGCTCTGCAGCGCGGTCGCAGGCAGGCAGAGCGAACAGCATCTGCCCTGGGGCTACGTCGCGTTGCGTTGCTGCGCATCGATCAACGCAGTCACTCCACCGCCCGCCCCTCTCCAATGGCGGTCAGGGCTGCACCACGATTTAGGCCGGAGGAAGCACCGCTGCCCAAAGCCAGCCTCAGTCTTGCGTTGGATTACTGCCTGAACTGA
- a CDS encoding thioredoxin family protein, with translation MALTPSTMLPLGEALPAFQLPVVSGSLIGAADSATLSDSELPAQPLLVMLICAHCPFVKHVEPELSRIAEHYGPEVTLLAVSSNSLITHPQDGPEGLRHQAEQRQWRFPYLLDEQQNLAKALKGACTPEFYLFSPDHAGLQTLRYRGQLDGSRPGNDVQLDGRDLRKALDAVLNGQPVSKEQQPSVGCNIKWHPGQEPPWFGAPA, from the coding sequence ATGGCTCTCACTCCCTCGACCATGCTGCCGCTCGGCGAAGCGCTGCCTGCCTTCCAGTTGCCCGTGGTGAGCGGAAGCTTGATCGGTGCCGCTGACTCAGCAACTCTCAGCGACAGCGAGCTGCCTGCACAACCGCTGCTGGTGATGCTGATCTGCGCGCACTGCCCGTTTGTGAAGCATGTGGAACCCGAACTAAGCAGGATTGCTGAGCATTACGGCCCAGAGGTGACCCTGCTGGCCGTCTCCAGCAACAGCCTCATCACCCATCCCCAGGATGGTCCTGAAGGGCTGCGCCATCAGGCGGAGCAGCGACAGTGGAGGTTCCCTTATCTGCTGGATGAGCAGCAGAACCTGGCCAAAGCGCTCAAGGGTGCCTGCACACCAGAGTTCTATCTCTTCAGTCCAGATCATGCGGGTCTACAGACCCTGCGTTATCGCGGTCAGCTCGACGGCAGCCGCCCGGGGAACGACGTTCAACTGGATGGTCGCGATCTGCGCAAGGCACTGGATGCGGTCCTGAATGGCCAACCTGTCAGCAAGGAACAGCAGCCATCCGTCGGCTGCAACATCAAGTGGCATCCCGGACAGGAGCCACCGTGGTTCGGGGCACCGGCTTAA
- a CDS encoding carotenoid oxygenase family protein: MPLFSVTVAPAAERFNRSEWASAFRNVEQELTEVALQPARGNVPSELLGTLYRNGPGLMERDGQRVHHPFDGDGMITAIQFNAEGVSLTNRFVRTAGWQAEEAAGKVLYRGVFGSQKPGGPLANAFDLRLKNIANTGVVQLGDQLLALWEAAEPHALDPRTLETHGISLLGGVLKKGEAFSAHPRFDPGHHDRPRMVTFGVNTGPRSTIRLMEFATENDSTAGIKAGDLLSDRRDSFNGFAFLHDFAITPNWAVFLQNAIDFNPLPFVLGRKGAAQCLQSKQNGQAKFWLIPRDSGAYAGQAPRIVDAPEGFVFHHLNAWEEQGDVVVESIYYSDFPAIGPDVDFAAVDFDLIPEGLLEQCRINLQSASVQTTRLSERCCEFAMVNPAKEGLPCRFAWMAAAAREQGNDPLQLVKKLDLVSGERQIWSAVPHGFVSEPLMVPRPGASAEDDGWVLELVWNGDREGSDLVILDAADLRELAVFELPLAIPHGLHGSWVDAS; encoded by the coding sequence ATGCCGTTGTTCTCCGTGACCGTCGCTCCCGCCGCTGAACGTTTCAATCGGTCGGAATGGGCCAGCGCCTTCCGCAATGTTGAGCAGGAGCTCACTGAGGTTGCGCTTCAGCCAGCGAGGGGCAATGTGCCGTCCGAGCTGCTGGGAACGCTTTACCGCAATGGCCCTGGATTGATGGAGCGCGACGGTCAGCGGGTCCATCATCCCTTTGATGGTGACGGCATGATCACCGCGATCCAGTTCAACGCTGAGGGGGTTTCGCTCACCAATCGTTTTGTGCGTACGGCTGGATGGCAGGCCGAGGAAGCTGCCGGCAAGGTGCTGTATCGAGGGGTTTTTGGCAGCCAGAAACCTGGAGGTCCACTGGCGAATGCCTTTGATCTGAGGTTGAAAAACATCGCCAACACTGGTGTTGTGCAGCTTGGTGACCAGCTGCTCGCGCTTTGGGAAGCGGCCGAACCCCATGCGCTCGACCCTCGAACCCTTGAGACCCACGGCATCAGCTTGCTAGGGGGTGTTTTGAAAAAAGGTGAGGCCTTCAGTGCACACCCTCGCTTCGATCCCGGCCATCACGATCGTCCGCGCATGGTCACCTTCGGGGTCAATACCGGGCCACGCAGCACCATCCGCTTGATGGAATTCGCCACGGAAAACGACTCCACCGCTGGAATCAAGGCCGGAGACCTGCTGAGCGACCGGCGTGACAGCTTCAACGGCTTCGCCTTCCTGCACGATTTCGCCATCACACCCAATTGGGCGGTGTTCCTGCAGAACGCGATTGACTTCAACCCGCTTCCTTTTGTTCTCGGCAGGAAAGGTGCGGCCCAGTGTCTGCAATCCAAGCAGAATGGTCAGGCCAAGTTTTGGCTGATTCCACGGGATAGTGGTGCCTATGCCGGCCAGGCCCCTCGGATCGTGGATGCGCCCGAGGGCTTTGTGTTTCACCATCTCAACGCCTGGGAAGAGCAGGGTGATGTGGTCGTAGAGAGCATCTACTACAGCGATTTTCCTGCGATCGGCCCCGATGTCGACTTTGCAGCCGTCGACTTCGACCTGATCCCCGAGGGTTTGCTCGAGCAGTGCCGCATCAACCTGCAGAGCGCCTCGGTGCAGACCACGCGTCTCAGCGAACGCTGCTGTGAATTTGCGATGGTCAATCCTGCGAAGGAAGGCCTTCCCTGTCGCTTCGCCTGGATGGCGGCTGCAGCGCGTGAGCAGGGTAATGACCCTCTTCAGTTGGTTAAGAAGCTTGACCTGGTCAGCGGTGAGCGTCAGATCTGGAGTGCGGTGCCCCACGGCTTTGTGAGTGAGCCCTTGATGGTTCCCAGGCCAGGTGCAAGCGCCGAAGACGATGGCTGGGTGCTTGAACTGGTGTGGAACGGCGATCGGGAAGGTTCTGATCTTGTGATCCTTGACGCTGCTGACCTGCGCGAGCTGGCGGTGTTCGAGCTGCCGTTGGCGATACCCCACGGTCTGCACGGCAGCTGGGTTGATGCCAGCTGA
- a CDS encoding DegT/DnrJ/EryC1/StrS family aminotransferase: MQVPPFSLSQQLADLGPELDEAALRVLRSGQYIGGTEIKTFETAFAAAVGTAHAVGCNSGTDALILALRALGIGAGDEVITASFSFFATAEAISAVGATPVFVDVDPLTYLIDLDQITAAITAASKALIPVHLFGRPVDMTRLMAIAKDHNLRVIEDCAQATGASWKGRPVGSWGDTGCFSFFPTKNLGAAGDAGAITCHDAELAQRMRELAVHGMPRRYLHTELGYNSRLDAMQAAVLNVKLPRLNQWVDRRRQIAQRYREALQDIPGLLLPDASTCNDHGWNQFVVRVTVCPTEVSSNASHRPSEFGLPSSHCRDWLRQSLQERGVSTIIYYPIPIHCQPAYADQHQSTRLPVTEQLCSEVLSLPIFPELSNEQQEQVISVLRSLLIQTAPLDSQTCGVAA; the protein is encoded by the coding sequence ATGCAGGTGCCTCCCTTCAGCCTCAGTCAGCAGCTCGCCGACCTGGGGCCGGAACTCGATGAAGCCGCGCTGCGTGTGTTGCGCAGCGGGCAGTACATCGGTGGCACCGAAATCAAGACGTTTGAAACAGCCTTCGCAGCGGCGGTAGGGACTGCCCACGCCGTGGGCTGCAATAGCGGCACTGATGCACTGATCCTGGCGTTGAGAGCGCTCGGAATTGGGGCCGGTGATGAAGTCATCACAGCCTCCTTCAGCTTCTTTGCCACAGCCGAAGCGATTAGCGCTGTGGGTGCGACACCCGTGTTCGTGGATGTCGATCCACTCACCTACCTGATCGACCTCGATCAAATCACTGCGGCGATTACTGCGGCGAGCAAAGCCCTAATCCCGGTGCATTTGTTCGGTCGGCCTGTCGACATGACGCGGTTGATGGCGATCGCCAAGGACCACAATCTGCGCGTGATTGAGGACTGTGCTCAAGCCACAGGAGCGAGCTGGAAGGGGCGACCGGTGGGCAGCTGGGGCGATACGGGCTGCTTCAGCTTTTTTCCTACCAAAAATCTTGGAGCGGCAGGTGATGCCGGAGCCATCACCTGCCACGACGCAGAGCTTGCTCAGCGCATGCGTGAGCTGGCTGTACACGGCATGCCCCGCCGCTACCTGCACACGGAGCTCGGCTACAACAGTCGGCTCGATGCGATGCAGGCCGCTGTACTCAACGTGAAACTGCCCCGACTCAACCAGTGGGTTGATCGGCGCCGGCAGATCGCCCAGCGTTACCGCGAAGCTCTCCAGGATATACCAGGCCTGCTGCTACCCGATGCGTCGACTTGCAACGACCATGGCTGGAATCAATTTGTCGTGCGTGTCACGGTCTGTCCAACTGAGGTCTCCTCCAATGCCAGCCATCGCCCGAGTGAGTTCGGACTACCTAGCAGTCATTGCCGTGATTGGCTGAGACAGAGCCTTCAGGAGCGGGGAGTGAGCACGATCATTTATTACCCCATTCCCATACATTGCCAACCGGCTTACGCCGATCAACACCAAAGCACCCGCCTACCTGTAACCGAGCAGTTGTGCAGCGAGGTGCTGAGTCTGCCGATCTTCCCCGAGCTCTCCAACGAACAGCAAGAACAGGTCATTTCTGTGCTTCGCTCGCTACTCATCCAAACCGCCCCACTGGACTCGCAAACCTGCGGCGTGGCCGCCTGA
- a CDS encoding BCCT family transporter, whose translation MPDPSTLQDGATETSQWWQRKPLWIGAGPLLVFLVVAAIDLKLAEHFTSSGKAIVSNALGGLWQWMVLLLFVIAIVLAVSPIGTLRLGGADAKPSLKFFDWCAVLICTLLAGGGVFWSAAEPLFHFKDPAPYFVGVEGSTAAAVDPSLAVSFLHWGFLAWALVATTVTITLSIQEQRGEPLRPRTLLVGILPSRWVGGPLGDLADGLSVVAAIAGTVGPLGFLSLQLSNAAGRLPAFTDSAGLQSLVVVLLTAVFATSTVSGIQRGIKWLSELNVWLTLGLAAALLLLGPGLWLIQHFISAFGLYLTNLPRMALAPNSSSGNWVNIWTVFYWGWFLGYAPLMGLFTAGVSRGRTLRELVLAVAILCPIVTNIWFTLLGGSGMQLELADPGSISVPLSASGESGALLAILGQLPLSWLLIPVGLVLVVLFMATSADSMSYAAAMVVSGQRTPPTLLRLFWALMIGSLTLVLLRIGTSLGDNTSVTALQAFIVITAVPVTPLVLLSLWTAPRLAWKEWRQRQPAQS comes from the coding sequence TTGCCCGACCCATCAACCCTCCAGGACGGCGCGACTGAAACCAGTCAGTGGTGGCAACGCAAACCCCTGTGGATCGGCGCAGGGCCATTGCTGGTTTTTCTTGTCGTCGCCGCCATTGACCTCAAACTGGCGGAACATTTCACCAGCTCAGGAAAAGCCATCGTGAGCAACGCTCTCGGCGGCCTCTGGCAGTGGATGGTGCTGCTGCTGTTTGTGATTGCCATCGTGCTGGCGGTCAGCCCGATCGGGACCTTGCGCCTGGGAGGAGCTGATGCCAAACCGAGCCTGAAATTCTTCGACTGGTGTGCTGTGCTGATTTGCACGCTGCTGGCCGGCGGTGGTGTGTTCTGGTCTGCAGCCGAACCGCTCTTCCACTTCAAAGATCCCGCGCCCTACTTCGTCGGAGTGGAGGGATCAACAGCTGCTGCGGTCGATCCATCCCTGGCCGTGAGCTTCCTGCACTGGGGATTCCTGGCCTGGGCCCTGGTGGCAACAACGGTGACGATCACCCTCTCGATCCAGGAGCAACGGGGCGAACCTTTGCGACCACGAACGCTGCTGGTGGGCATCCTTCCCAGCCGCTGGGTGGGAGGTCCCCTTGGAGACCTGGCGGACGGCCTCTCCGTAGTGGCGGCCATCGCAGGAACCGTAGGCCCCCTGGGTTTCCTCTCTCTTCAGCTGAGTAACGCCGCGGGGAGGCTGCCTGCATTCACGGACAGCGCAGGTCTCCAATCACTCGTAGTCGTCCTGCTCACAGCAGTGTTTGCTACCTCCACCGTGAGTGGAATCCAACGAGGCATCAAGTGGCTGTCTGAGCTGAATGTATGGCTGACCCTCGGACTCGCCGCTGCTTTGCTGTTGCTGGGCCCAGGCCTTTGGCTGATTCAGCACTTCATCAGCGCATTTGGGCTCTATCTCACCAATCTGCCGCGCATGGCCCTTGCGCCCAACAGCAGTTCGGGCAACTGGGTGAATATCTGGACTGTGTTCTATTGGGGGTGGTTCCTCGGCTATGCGCCCCTGATGGGTCTGTTCACAGCAGGAGTCAGCCGCGGCCGCACTCTGCGGGAACTGGTCCTTGCGGTGGCCATCCTCTGCCCGATCGTGACCAACATCTGGTTCACGTTGCTCGGCGGTTCTGGCATGCAGCTGGAACTCGCCGACCCTGGCTCCATCAGTGTCCCTCTCAGCGCCAGCGGGGAGTCGGGGGCACTTCTAGCGATTCTCGGCCAGCTTCCACTGTCCTGGCTGCTGATTCCGGTCGGTCTTGTGTTGGTGGTGCTGTTTATGGCCACCAGTGCCGACTCAATGAGTTATGCCGCAGCCATGGTGGTCAGTGGCCAGCGAACCCCCCCAACGCTGCTGCGTTTGTTCTGGGCTCTGATGATCGGCAGCCTCACCCTGGTGCTGCTGCGCATCGGCACCAGCCTGGGCGACAACACCTCGGTCACCGCACTGCAAGCCTTCATCGTGATCACGGCGGTGCCGGTTACTCCTCTGGTTCTGCTGAGTCTCTGGACCGCACCACGTTTGGCCTGGAAGGAATGGCGCCAACGACAGCCAGCTCAGAGCTGA
- the hisB gene encoding imidazoleglycerol-phosphate dehydratase HisB: protein MRTGEIHRVTGETDVKVCLDLDGSGRCQASTGVPFLDHMLHQISSHGLIDLEINAVGDTHIDDHHSNEDVGIAVGQALAQALGDRRGIVRFGHFVAPLDEALVQVVLDCSGRPHLSYNLTIPKEKIGRYDTELVKEFFVAVVNNSGLTLHIRQLDGTNSHHIVEACFKAFARALRMATEIDPRRAGAVPSSKGVLEQAGAN from the coding sequence ATGCGTACGGGTGAGATCCATCGAGTCACCGGTGAAACCGATGTCAAGGTGTGCCTGGATCTGGACGGCAGTGGGAGGTGCCAGGCCAGCACCGGCGTGCCCTTCTTGGATCACATGCTTCATCAGATCAGTAGCCATGGCCTGATCGATCTGGAGATCAATGCGGTGGGTGATACCCACATTGATGATCACCACTCCAATGAAGACGTGGGCATTGCCGTGGGACAAGCCCTGGCCCAGGCGCTGGGTGATCGTCGAGGCATCGTGCGTTTCGGTCACTTCGTCGCGCCGCTGGATGAAGCCCTGGTGCAGGTCGTGCTCGATTGTTCGGGAAGACCCCATCTCTCGTACAACCTCACGATTCCGAAAGAGAAGATCGGTCGCTACGACACCGAGCTGGTCAAGGAGTTTTTTGTGGCGGTGGTCAACAACAGCGGGCTCACCCTCCATATTCGTCAGCTGGATGGGACCAATTCCCATCACATCGTTGAAGCCTGTTTCAAGGCCTTTGCCAGGGCGTTGCGTATGGCGACGGAGATCGACCCGCGTCGTGCCGGTGCGGTTCCCAGTAGTAAGGGTGTGCTCGAGCAGGCCGGAGCGAACTAA
- a CDS encoding MFS transporter, with protein MEARRSDRLLWVTSLLFVVWLVWVETSFQYFEGSLGSDLRLHSAGVALVAGSFLLPYGLVQVPVGRLIDRGRVELWLLLAALAAACCSLVFASSDSLQGLLLSRIGTGMACAVAFPASALLARRSLPAERFALAMGFTDGLLGVGAALAAVVPLLLGRSGWRDLVLLQGLSLALIVALPMLLLGASRRAPAVLPKAEQDVRVQRWTRAGVNRLIQCCLLYAWGLGFVFGMAQYGLLSSLRGWSSPLMESLTLIMSIGLVVGMVVSGALGGRPQQRGGLLLAGTVITLLSLLLLIMPSLPRGVLMLPAFSFGVGIGTSVLAFPIAEAAAPPGQTAMTVSIVNTSGTVMGGLMTIVSGLILQASPQGDLSLVLLIYGALALFGVAMASWISFSSELAVVGAIPSRPNVVRSRDSAEPEE; from the coding sequence ATGGAGGCGAGACGCAGCGATCGGTTGCTCTGGGTGACGAGTCTTCTGTTTGTGGTCTGGCTGGTCTGGGTGGAAACCAGCTTTCAGTATTTCGAAGGTTCACTGGGATCGGATCTGCGTCTGCATTCGGCAGGGGTTGCGCTGGTTGCCGGCAGTTTTTTGTTGCCCTACGGCCTGGTGCAAGTGCCCGTTGGCCGTTTGATCGACCGGGGCAGGGTCGAGCTCTGGCTGCTGCTGGCGGCTTTGGCCGCAGCGTGCTGCAGCCTGGTGTTTGCGAGTAGCGACAGCCTGCAGGGGCTGCTGCTGTCCCGTATCGGCACTGGCATGGCTTGCGCTGTGGCGTTCCCTGCATCAGCGTTGCTGGCACGTCGCAGCCTGCCCGCAGAACGCTTCGCTCTGGCGATGGGGTTCACCGATGGCCTGTTGGGGGTTGGTGCCGCCTTGGCGGCCGTCGTGCCCCTGCTGCTAGGCCGCTCCGGCTGGCGGGATCTGGTGCTCCTGCAGGGTCTGTCCCTGGCCCTGATTGTGGCGTTGCCGATGCTTCTGCTCGGGGCCAGCCGACGCGCGCCTGCCGTGTTGCCAAAGGCAGAGCAGGACGTTCGTGTGCAGCGCTGGACCAGGGCTGGAGTCAATCGCCTGATTCAGTGCTGCCTTCTCTACGCGTGGGGGCTTGGCTTCGTGTTCGGGATGGCGCAGTACGGCCTGCTTTCCAGCTTGCGCGGCTGGTCCAGTCCGTTGATGGAGAGTCTCACCCTGATCATGTCGATCGGTCTTGTGGTGGGGATGGTTGTCAGTGGGGCTCTTGGTGGCCGACCTCAGCAACGTGGTGGTTTGCTGTTGGCCGGCACCGTGATCACGCTGCTCTCGCTGTTGCTGTTGATCATGCCTTCTCTGCCTCGTGGGGTTCTGATGCTGCCGGCTTTCAGCTTCGGTGTTGGCATCGGTACGTCCGTGCTGGCGTTCCCGATCGCGGAAGCTGCTGCACCTCCAGGGCAAACAGCGATGACGGTGTCGATCGTCAACACCTCCGGCACGGTGATGGGCGGATTGATGACGATCGTGTCTGGGCTGATTCTGCAGGCCTCTCCTCAGGGAGACCTGTCGCTGGTGCTACTGATCTATGGAGCACTGGCCCTATTTGGTGTTGCAATGGCCAGCTGGATCAGTTTCAGCTCTGAGCTGGCTGTCGTTGGCGCCATTCCTTCCAGGCCAAACGTGGTGCGGTCCAGAGACTCAGCAGAACCAGAGGAGTAA